CGAGGCGGGCTACCCGGCGGACGGGGAGGGGCCGGTCCGGGAGGTCCGGGTGAGGCCGTTCCGTATCGCCGCGACGACCGTCACCAACGAGCGGTTCGCCGAGTTCGTGGACGCGACCGGCCATGTGACCGAGTCCGAACTCTTCGGCTTCTCCTTCGTCTTCGAGGGCTTCCTGCCCGCCGACGTGCGTGCCGTCTCCCCGCGCGTCCCCGGCACCCCGTGGTGGCGCGGTGTCCGGGACGCCACCTGGCGGCGGCCGGCCGGGCCCGGTTCCTCCGTGGACGCGCTCCTCGACCACCCGGTGGTGCACGTCTCCTGGAACGACGCGCAGGCCTACTGCGCCTGGTCCGGCACCCGGCTGCCCACCGAGGCCGAGTGGGAGTACGCGGCCCGCGGTGGCCTGGCCGGGAAGCGCTACCCATGGGGCGACGAACTCGCCCCCGGTGGCCGGCACCTCTGCAACATCTGGCGCGGCACGTTCCCGACCGACAACACCGCCGCCGACGGCCACCGTTCGACGGCCCCGGCCGACGCCTTC
The sequence above is drawn from the Streptomyces griseiscabiei genome and encodes:
- a CDS encoding formylglycine-generating enzyme family protein, whose amino-acid sequence is MAHDKPCCAPGREPVAGALGGPVDVPSGAAPARGGERLLPLPGGVFLMGTEDEAGYPADGEGPVREVRVRPFRIAATTVTNERFAEFVDATGHVTESELFGFSFVFEGFLPADVRAVSPRVPGTPWWRGVRDATWRRPAGPGSSVDALLDHPVVHVSWNDAQAYCAWSGTRLPTEAEWEYAARGGLAGKRYPWGDELAPGGRHLCNIWRGTFPTDNTAADGHRSTAPADAFEPNGFGLYNTVGNVWEWCADRFSPDFHVTGPRTNPTGPPDGPARVMRGGSHLCHASYCNRYRVAARSSNTPDSAAGNIGFRVVAGG